A genomic segment from Stenotrophomonas maltophilia encodes:
- a CDS encoding 5'-nucleotidase, lipoprotein e(P4) family, with translation MRRPVSLSLTLLATAALGLSACKRVDAPAAEAAAPEAPAAAAKAGGALDATANDNLNAVLWMQRAQEYKAITEQTYRAAADHLDAALKEAHWDALVPEERGNDAKGLKPAVVLDVDETVLDNSPYQARLVRDGKEYDELTWDQWVAEKKAKAIPGVVDFAKAANAKGVTLLYISNRAVHLKDATLANLREQGLPVADDSVFLGLGTVVPGCEQNGSEKNCRRRLAGQKYRVLMQFGDQLGDFVEVTANTNDGRDALLQQYHDWFGERWWMLPNPTYGGFEPAQFNNDYSQSRQARHDAKRAALDYAP, from the coding sequence ATGCGTCGTCCCGTTTCCCTGTCCCTGACCCTGCTCGCCACCGCGGCGCTGGGCCTGTCCGCCTGCAAGCGCGTGGATGCGCCTGCCGCTGAAGCCGCGGCCCCGGAGGCCCCGGCCGCCGCCGCCAAGGCCGGTGGTGCGCTTGATGCCACCGCCAACGACAACCTCAACGCGGTGCTGTGGATGCAGCGCGCGCAGGAGTACAAGGCGATCACCGAGCAGACCTACCGTGCCGCCGCCGACCACCTGGATGCGGCGCTGAAGGAAGCCCACTGGGACGCACTGGTGCCGGAAGAGCGCGGCAACGACGCCAAGGGCCTGAAGCCGGCCGTGGTGCTGGACGTGGACGAGACCGTGCTGGACAACTCGCCCTACCAGGCGCGCCTGGTGCGCGACGGCAAGGAATACGACGAGCTGACCTGGGACCAGTGGGTGGCCGAAAAGAAGGCCAAGGCGATCCCGGGCGTGGTTGATTTCGCCAAGGCCGCCAACGCCAAGGGCGTGACCCTGCTGTACATCTCCAACCGTGCCGTGCACCTGAAGGACGCGACCCTGGCCAACCTGCGCGAGCAGGGCCTGCCGGTGGCCGATGACAGCGTGTTCCTCGGCCTGGGCACGGTGGTGCCGGGGTGCGAGCAGAACGGCAGCGAGAAGAACTGCCGCCGCCGCCTGGCCGGGCAGAAGTACCGCGTGCTGATGCAGTTCGGCGACCAGCTGGGTGACTTCGTCGAAGTGACCGCCAACACCAACGATGGCCGCGACGCGCTGCTGCAGCAGTACCACGACTGGTTCGGTGAGCGCTGGTGGATGCTGCCGAACCCGACCTACGGCGGCTTCGAGCCGGCGCAGTTCAACAACGACTACAGCCAGTCGCGCCAGGCCCGCCACGACGCCAAGCGCGCCGCGCTGGACTACGCACCGTGA
- a CDS encoding SEL1-like repeat protein, translating into MSLSIIARPLAATLLGLLALPAAGSSPAPPADAYETIVLQSHEFLVYHPDLRFRGLGMQARERGRHEEARNDFRNAARYGDKLSQAALADMLWNGQGGPVDRALGYAWMDLAAERGTEWLVVQRERFWEALSADERERAVREGRALYAEFGDPAATPRLERELRAGSMQQTGSRAGWSGAMRSQGRGDAGSRVLQPEKHQLARYWDPVAYRQWQDEELARSGR; encoded by the coding sequence ATGTCCTTGAGCATCATCGCCCGCCCGTTGGCGGCCACCCTGCTCGGCCTGCTGGCCCTGCCTGCGGCCGGGTCCAGCCCGGCGCCGCCCGCCGATGCCTATGAAACGATCGTGCTGCAGTCGCACGAGTTTCTTGTCTACCATCCGGACCTGCGCTTCCGTGGGCTCGGCATGCAGGCCCGCGAACGGGGCCGCCATGAAGAAGCCCGCAACGACTTCCGCAACGCCGCGCGCTACGGCGACAAGCTGTCACAGGCGGCGCTGGCCGACATGCTGTGGAACGGGCAAGGCGGCCCGGTCGACCGCGCGCTGGGCTACGCGTGGATGGACCTGGCGGCCGAGCGCGGCACCGAGTGGCTGGTGGTGCAGCGCGAACGCTTCTGGGAGGCGCTGTCCGCCGACGAACGCGAGCGCGCGGTGCGCGAGGGCCGCGCGCTGTACGCCGAATTCGGCGACCCGGCGGCGACGCCACGGCTGGAACGCGAACTGCGGGCCGGCAGCATGCAGCAGACCGGCAGCCGCGCCGGCTGGAGCGGCGCCATGCGCAGCCAGGGCCGCGGCGATGCCGGGTCCCGTGTGCTGCAACCGGAGAAGCACCAGTTGGCCCGCTACTGGGATCCGGTGGCCTACCGGCAATGGCAGGACGAGGAACTGGCCAGGTCGGGGCGATGA
- a CDS encoding SEL1-like repeat protein, with product MIRACQAIVALALALLAPGYAAASACALDPAASIPSALLTEGFLQAHPDLYWRDLGQLSWRRGKPAQARLRFQRASLYADKFSQSLVARMYQEGIGIDADPVLAYIWMDLAAERGYRDLLVERERYWQRLDAGQRQRVLAEGPALYAQYGDAVAKPRMETALRTARNAMTGSRTGFVNPGLRMALGEGPEANRPVTGNDYYRDAFWEPAAYWCLQEQIWQNTRLRPSIEIGAPRQIRDGGPGGD from the coding sequence ATGATCCGCGCCTGCCAGGCCATCGTTGCCTTGGCGCTGGCACTGCTGGCGCCCGGGTACGCCGCCGCCAGCGCCTGCGCGCTCGACCCGGCCGCGTCGATCCCCTCGGCGTTGCTGACCGAGGGTTTCCTGCAGGCCCATCCCGACCTGTACTGGCGCGACCTGGGCCAGCTGTCGTGGCGACGCGGCAAGCCGGCACAGGCACGGCTGCGGTTCCAGCGCGCCAGCCTGTACGCCGACAAGTTCTCGCAGTCACTGGTTGCCCGCATGTACCAGGAAGGCATCGGCATCGACGCCGACCCGGTGCTGGCCTACATCTGGATGGACCTGGCCGCCGAGCGCGGCTACCGCGACCTGCTGGTTGAACGCGAGCGCTACTGGCAACGGCTGGATGCGGGGCAGCGCCAACGGGTGCTGGCCGAAGGCCCTGCGCTCTACGCGCAGTACGGCGATGCCGTGGCCAAGCCGCGCATGGAAACCGCGCTGCGGACCGCCCGCAATGCGATGACCGGCAGCCGCACCGGCTTCGTCAACCCGGGCCTGCGCATGGCGCTGGGCGAGGGGCCGGAGGCCAACCGGCCGGTCACCGGCAATGACTACTACCGCGATGCCTTCTGGGAACCGGCGGCCTACTGGTGCCTGCAGGAACAGATCTGGCAGAACACCCGGCTGCGGCCCAGCATCGAGATCGGTGCACCGCGGCAGATCCGCGACGGCGGGCCGGGTGGCGACTAG
- a CDS encoding GNAT family N-acetyltransferase gives MHPIESERLRLRAIEPDRDAAPMLALLNDPGFLRFIGDRDVRSEEQAREYIALRVLHSYALNGFGMYAIERLSDGAWLGNAGLVRRDGLPGPDIGYAVLSEFAGQGYAGEAARAVFAHARAELGIVDLYGITDLDNVVSGKILLGLGMQERGVIQLPGVDSPSRLYASPGAAEV, from the coding sequence GTGCATCCGATTGAAAGTGAACGCCTGCGACTGCGTGCGATCGAACCTGATCGCGATGCGGCGCCGATGCTGGCGCTGTTGAATGATCCGGGCTTCCTGCGCTTCATCGGCGACCGAGATGTGCGCAGTGAAGAGCAGGCGAGGGAGTACATCGCGCTGCGGGTGCTGCACAGCTATGCGTTGAACGGGTTCGGCATGTATGCCATCGAGCGCTTGTCCGATGGTGCCTGGCTGGGCAATGCCGGGCTGGTGCGGCGGGATGGCCTGCCGGGGCCGGATATCGGCTATGCAGTGCTGTCGGAATTCGCCGGGCAGGGCTATGCCGGCGAGGCGGCGCGGGCGGTGTTCGCGCATGCACGTGCGGAGCTGGGCATCGTGGATCTGTACGGCATCACCGACCTGGACAATGTGGTGTCCGGGAAGATCCTGCTGGGCCTGGGCATGCAGGAACGCGGGGTGATCCAGCTGCCGGGCGTGGACAGCCCGAGCCGGTTATATGCCTCGCCGGGTGCGGCCGAGGTTTGA
- a CDS encoding thymidine kinase: MAKLYFYYSAMNAGKTTTLLQSAHNYRERGMRVAILTPRLDDRAGAGVVASRIGLRADGMAFDRDTDLQRWVEQDLAANGPMGCVLVDEAQFLTRAQVWQLSEVVDQLRIPVLCYGLRTDFRGELFEGSQYLLAWADEMQEIKTICHSGKKATMTVRVDEHGHAVQDGPQVEIGGNDRYVSVSRAEFKKITRGEGRIDPAQAPLPL; encoded by the coding sequence ATGGCCAAGCTCTACTTCTACTATTCGGCGATGAACGCCGGCAAGACCACCACCCTGCTGCAGAGCGCACACAACTACCGCGAACGCGGCATGCGGGTGGCGATCCTGACCCCGCGCCTGGACGACCGTGCCGGCGCCGGCGTGGTCGCTTCGCGGATCGGCCTGCGTGCCGATGGCATGGCCTTCGACCGCGATACCGACCTGCAGCGCTGGGTCGAGCAGGATCTGGCAGCCAACGGCCCGATGGGCTGCGTGCTGGTGGACGAGGCGCAGTTCCTGACCCGCGCCCAGGTCTGGCAGCTCAGCGAAGTGGTCGACCAGCTGCGCATTCCGGTGCTGTGCTACGGCCTGCGTACCGACTTCCGCGGCGAGCTGTTCGAGGGCAGCCAGTACCTGCTGGCCTGGGCCGACGAGATGCAGGAGATCAAGACCATCTGCCACAGCGGCAAGAAGGCGACGATGACGGTGCGCGTGGACGAGCATGGCCACGCCGTGCAGGACGGCCCACAGGTGGAGATCGGTGGCAACGACCGCTACGTGTCGGTCAGCCGTGCCGAGTTCAAGAAGATCACCCGCGGCGAAGGACGGATCGATCCGGCGCAGGCACCCCTGCCGCTGTAA
- a CDS encoding UvrD-helicase domain-containing protein translates to MHGLNPPQAAAVLHIEGPLLVLAGAGSGKTRVIVEKIAHLIGCGRYPARRIAAITFTNKSAKEMRERVAKRLREQDADEVTICTFHALGLKFLQIEHAAVGLKRGFSIFDADDAAAQIKDLMYGAKPDDIEDMKNLVSRAKNAGLSPEQAMAAARSNREKEAASVYERYQLRLTAFNAVDFDDLIRLPVQILEENPEIALAWRERIGYLLVDECQDTNDAQYRLLKQLAGDKGNFTCVGDDDQSIYAWRGANPENLQQMGRDYPALEIIKLEQNYRCSNRVLRAANALIANNPHEHLKKLWSDQADGERIRVWECRNSEHEAEKVAAEIAFVAQSRNVPWSDFCILFRGNFQSRPLEKAMQLLRIPYHLTGGTMFLERQEVKDTLAWLRLLVNPDDDTAFMRAVQSPKRDVGAGTLAKLAELAQEKDMPMAQAAEAIGALQQLPPRAANSLARFTDILRDLRAQTRQISSGDMIRKVAKESGLLSELRQQAKEEASYQRRANNIEELAQWFEGGPRGATAADLTGQLALLSRSDKDEGGNQVRMMTMHASKGLEFPYVFIVGCEDGVLPHQVSLDEGNLQEERRLLYVGITRAKIQLWMSYSKLTRKFGEHVRLKPSRFFEEIPAEEIQRDGADPVADAARKKERASAGLAAIEALFD, encoded by the coding sequence ATGCACGGTCTCAATCCTCCCCAAGCTGCCGCGGTCCTGCACATCGAAGGCCCGTTGCTGGTGCTCGCCGGCGCCGGCAGCGGCAAGACGCGCGTGATCGTGGAGAAGATCGCCCACCTGATCGGCTGTGGCCGCTACCCGGCCCGCCGCATCGCCGCGATCACCTTCACCAACAAGTCGGCCAAGGAAATGCGCGAGCGCGTGGCCAAGCGCCTGCGCGAGCAGGACGCCGACGAGGTGACCATCTGCACCTTCCATGCGCTGGGCCTGAAGTTCCTGCAGATCGAACATGCCGCCGTGGGCCTGAAGCGCGGCTTCTCGATCTTCGATGCCGATGATGCCGCCGCGCAGATCAAGGACCTGATGTACGGCGCCAAGCCCGATGACATCGAGGACATGAAGAACCTGGTGTCGCGTGCGAAGAACGCCGGCCTGTCGCCCGAACAGGCGATGGCTGCCGCGCGCAGCAACCGCGAAAAGGAAGCGGCCAGCGTCTACGAGCGTTACCAGCTGCGGTTGACCGCGTTCAATGCGGTCGACTTCGACGACCTGATCCGTCTGCCGGTGCAGATCCTGGAAGAGAACCCGGAGATCGCCCTGGCCTGGCGCGAGCGCATCGGCTACCTGCTGGTGGACGAATGCCAGGATACCAATGACGCGCAGTACCGCCTGCTCAAGCAGCTGGCCGGTGACAAGGGCAATTTCACCTGCGTGGGCGACGATGACCAGTCGATCTACGCCTGGCGCGGCGCCAACCCGGAAAACCTGCAGCAGATGGGGCGTGATTACCCCGCACTGGAGATCATCAAGCTGGAGCAGAACTACCGCTGCTCCAACCGCGTGCTGCGCGCGGCCAACGCGCTGATCGCCAACAATCCGCACGAGCACCTGAAGAAGCTGTGGAGCGACCAGGCCGACGGCGAGCGCATCCGCGTGTGGGAATGCCGCAACAGCGAACACGAAGCGGAAAAGGTTGCGGCCGAGATCGCCTTCGTGGCGCAGTCGCGCAACGTGCCGTGGAGCGATTTCTGCATCCTGTTCCGCGGTAACTTCCAGTCGCGCCCGCTGGAAAAGGCGATGCAGCTGCTGCGCATTCCCTACCACCTGACCGGCGGCACGATGTTCCTGGAGCGCCAGGAAGTGAAGGACACGCTGGCCTGGCTGCGGTTGCTGGTGAACCCGGACGACGACACCGCGTTCATGCGTGCGGTGCAGTCGCCCAAGCGCGATGTCGGTGCCGGCACGCTGGCCAAGCTGGCTGAACTGGCGCAGGAAAAGGACATGCCGATGGCGCAGGCCGCCGAGGCGATCGGCGCCCTGCAGCAGTTGCCGCCGCGTGCGGCCAACAGCCTGGCGCGCTTCACCGACATTCTGCGTGACCTGCGCGCGCAGACGCGCCAGATCAGTTCCGGCGACATGATCCGCAAGGTGGCCAAAGAGTCGGGCCTGCTCAGCGAACTTCGCCAGCAGGCGAAGGAAGAAGCCAGTTACCAGCGCCGAGCCAACAACATCGAGGAACTGGCGCAGTGGTTCGAGGGCGGCCCGCGCGGTGCCACCGCCGCCGACCTGACTGGTCAGCTGGCGCTGCTGTCGCGCAGCGACAAGGACGAGGGCGGCAACCAGGTGCGCATGATGACCATGCACGCCTCCAAGGGCCTGGAATTCCCGTACGTGTTCATCGTCGGCTGCGAGGATGGCGTGCTGCCGCACCAGGTCAGCCTGGACGAAGGCAACCTGCAGGAAGAGCGTCGCCTGCTGTACGTGGGCATCACCCGCGCCAAGATCCAGCTGTGGATGAGTTACAGCAAGCTGACCCGCAAGTTCGGCGAGCACGTGCGGTTGAAGCCGAGCCGGTTCTTCGAGGAGATTCCGGCCGAGGAGATCCAGCGCGATGGTGCTGATCCGGTGGCCGATGCGGCGCGCAAGAAGGAGCGGGCGAGCGCGGGGTTGGCGGCGATCGAGGCGTTGTTCGACTAA
- a CDS encoding S1 family peptidase, which translates to MYRSTSLFIGLLLAASAVPAIAAPQAREVPRIIGGEAAPAGEYPFMVSIQGIFDGDSDHDRHFCGGTLISPSWVLTAAHCLQGEQPMGLAVLGGQAALSTDATRRPSNVKAIHVHPAFNSGNSLEHDVALIQLSTPLDGAQPVALRLRPDASYLKPGREFTVIGWGDTDIGDGRIYPTQLQTVQVPFVSFTECQQAYGGELSRGKVICAGREGIDSCQGDSGGPLLLRLRDGWTQFGIVSWGEGCALAGYPGVYARIAEKHAVDFIEAVWQRDLFNKIN; encoded by the coding sequence ATGTATCGCAGCACCTCTTTGTTCATCGGCCTGCTGTTGGCCGCGTCTGCCGTACCCGCCATCGCTGCGCCGCAGGCACGCGAAGTACCGCGCATCATCGGCGGTGAAGCGGCTCCGGCCGGCGAATACCCGTTCATGGTCAGCATCCAGGGCATCTTCGACGGCGATTCGGATCATGACCGCCACTTCTGCGGGGGCACCCTCATCTCACCCTCGTGGGTGCTCACCGCCGCGCATTGCCTGCAGGGCGAACAACCGATGGGGTTGGCGGTGCTGGGGGGCCAGGCCGCACTCTCCACCGACGCCACGCGACGACCGTCCAACGTCAAGGCGATCCACGTCCATCCCGCATTCAACAGCGGCAATTCGCTGGAGCACGACGTGGCCCTGATCCAGCTCAGCACCCCCCTGGACGGTGCACAGCCGGTGGCACTGCGGCTGCGGCCCGACGCCAGTTATCTCAAGCCGGGCCGCGAATTCACCGTGATCGGCTGGGGGGACACCGACATCGGCGATGGCCGGATCTACCCGACTCAGCTGCAGACCGTGCAGGTGCCGTTCGTTTCCTTCACCGAATGCCAGCAGGCCTATGGCGGTGAATTGTCACGCGGCAAGGTCATCTGCGCCGGCCGCGAGGGTATCGACAGCTGCCAGGGCGATTCCGGCGGGCCACTGCTGCTGCGCCTGCGCGATGGCTGGACCCAGTTCGGCATCGTCAGCTGGGGTGAGGGCTGCGCGCTTGCTGGCTACCCGGGCGTTTATGCCCGAATCGCCGAAAAACATGCCGTAGATTTCATCGAGGCCGTCTGGCAACGTGATTTATTCAATAAAATCAATTAG
- the pyrF gene encoding orotidine-5'-phosphate decarboxylase: MSRAPLPLRDDERLIFALDVPDRAQALAWVDRLGDSVAFYKIGMELLASGEYFQVLDELARRDKRVFVDLKFFDIPATAAAVIKRLSQWPVSYATIHGWHPAMMEACAAANSSDMRLLAVTVLTSMGRPDLAQMGIDREPVDVVVERALAAQAAGIDGVIASGQEAAPIRAATGAGFSIVCPGIRPGGPVGDDQKRTVGVAQAFADGADAIVVGRPIRLAADPQAAARAIQQEIASALAAR, encoded by the coding sequence GTGAGCCGCGCACCGCTGCCGCTGCGCGATGACGAGCGCCTGATCTTCGCGCTGGACGTGCCTGACCGCGCGCAGGCGCTGGCGTGGGTCGATCGCCTCGGCGACAGCGTGGCGTTCTACAAGATCGGCATGGAACTGCTTGCCTCCGGCGAGTACTTCCAGGTGCTCGATGAGCTGGCCCGCCGCGACAAGCGCGTATTCGTCGACCTGAAGTTCTTCGACATCCCGGCCACCGCTGCGGCCGTGATCAAGCGCCTGTCGCAGTGGCCGGTCAGCTACGCCACCATCCATGGCTGGCACCCGGCCATGATGGAGGCCTGCGCGGCTGCCAACAGCAGCGACATGCGCCTGCTGGCGGTGACCGTGCTGACCTCGATGGGGCGCCCCGACCTGGCGCAGATGGGCATCGACCGCGAGCCGGTGGACGTGGTGGTCGAGCGCGCGCTGGCCGCCCAGGCCGCCGGCATCGACGGCGTGATTGCGTCGGGCCAGGAAGCCGCTCCGATCCGTGCCGCCACCGGCGCTGGGTTCTCGATCGTCTGCCCGGGCATCCGCCCCGGTGGTCCGGTCGGCGATGACCAGAAGCGCACCGTTGGCGTGGCGCAGGCCTTTGCCGATGGCGCCGATGCCATCGTGGTCGGCCGCCCGATCCGCCTGGCGGCCGATCCGCAGGCTGCAGCACGGGCAATCCAGCAGGAAATCGCGTCGGCTCTGGCTGCCCGCTGA
- a CDS encoding YceH family protein yields MTDSTQIPDVPLLDAVQARLLGCLVEKEATTPDTYPLTVNAAQSAANQKTAREPVMNVDAGSVQHALRQLEALGLARQHFSSRADRYEHRLQAALDLTRQQTVLLALLLLRGPQTLGELVTRCERLHRFADTDEARHAIERLQQRALLVVLPRASGQREDRYMHLLCGEVDGAALAAKYAGSGGGSEAADPGLAERVAQLEAAVADLQAQLAELRG; encoded by the coding sequence ATGACCGATTCCACCCAGATCCCCGACGTCCCCCTGCTCGACGCCGTGCAGGCCCGCCTGCTGGGCTGCCTGGTGGAGAAGGAGGCGACCACCCCGGACACCTACCCGCTGACGGTCAACGCCGCCCAATCGGCGGCCAACCAGAAGACCGCGCGCGAGCCGGTGATGAACGTGGACGCCGGCAGCGTGCAGCACGCGCTGCGCCAGCTGGAGGCGTTGGGCCTGGCCCGCCAGCACTTCTCCTCGCGTGCCGACCGCTACGAGCACCGCCTGCAGGCCGCGCTGGACCTGACCCGGCAGCAGACCGTGCTGCTCGCGCTGCTGCTGCTGCGTGGGCCGCAGACGCTGGGCGAGCTGGTGACGCGCTGCGAACGCCTGCATCGCTTCGCCGACACCGACGAAGCCCGCCACGCCATCGAGCGCCTGCAGCAGCGCGCGCTGCTGGTGGTGCTGCCGCGCGCCAGCGGCCAGCGCGAAGACCGCTACATGCACCTGCTGTGCGGCGAGGTGGACGGCGCGGCGCTGGCGGCCAAGTACGCCGGCAGCGGCGGTGGCAGCGAGGCCGCCGACCCGGGCCTGGCCGAGCGCGTGGCCCAGCTGGAAGCGGCCGTGGCCGATCTGCAGGCACAGCTGGCCGAACTGCGCGGTTGA
- a CDS encoding glucan biosynthesis protein, protein MQRRDFIRNASLALAAFGLPSLPACAASKSGQMGLRRLGQPQPFDFATLKGQARALAQAPYKSHKRVLPGRLEGLDWDQYQSIGYRQDHALWADQPGKFQAKFFHLGLYFHSPVRMFDVVDGKAQELAYDGAAFNYGKSGIKDGELPADLGFAGFRLNTRKDTDRDFAAFLGASYFRAVGKEGQYGQSARGLAIDTGMGKPEEFPDFIAYYLEQPSADSETIVVYGLLDSPSVAGAYRFAITNGDVLLMDIDSALYPRKAIERLGIAPCTSMYQVGENDRRMAWDWRPEIHDTDGLSLWTGAGEWIWRPLLNPRNLRFNMFVDRNPRGFGLLQRDRNFDHYQDDGVFYEKRPCLWVEPKGEWGEGSVQLVEIPTVDETFDNIVAFWNPKEKPQPGQELLVGYRLYWGAEPPARPPLAHCVASRTGLGGVVGKKREYFSWRFAVDFEGGELARLIDKGEVEAVVEASRGRVEIVSARPLREINGYRAMFDLVPPEGSTEQIDIRLFLRSGGKTLTETWLYQYTPPPAGAPERTLY, encoded by the coding sequence ATGCAACGACGCGACTTCATCCGCAATGCCTCCCTCGCCCTGGCTGCATTCGGCCTGCCGTCCCTGCCCGCGTGCGCGGCCAGCAAGAGCGGCCAGATGGGCCTGCGCCGCCTCGGCCAGCCGCAGCCGTTCGACTTCGCCACCCTGAAGGGCCAGGCGCGCGCGCTGGCACAGGCGCCCTACAAGAGCCACAAGCGGGTGCTGCCGGGCCGTCTGGAAGGACTGGACTGGGACCAGTACCAGTCGATCGGCTACCGCCAGGACCACGCCCTGTGGGCCGACCAGCCGGGCAAGTTCCAGGCCAAGTTCTTCCACCTGGGCCTGTACTTCCATTCGCCGGTGCGCATGTTCGACGTGGTCGACGGCAAGGCGCAGGAGCTGGCCTATGACGGCGCGGCGTTCAACTACGGCAAGAGCGGCATCAAGGATGGCGAGCTGCCGGCTGACCTCGGCTTCGCCGGTTTCCGCCTGAACACCCGCAAGGATACCGACCGCGATTTCGCTGCCTTCCTCGGCGCCAGCTACTTCCGCGCGGTCGGCAAGGAAGGCCAGTACGGCCAGTCCGCGCGTGGCCTGGCGATCGACACCGGTATGGGCAAGCCGGAGGAATTCCCGGACTTCATCGCCTACTACCTGGAACAGCCGTCGGCCGATTCGGAGACGATCGTGGTTTACGGCCTGCTGGACTCGCCCAGCGTGGCCGGCGCCTACCGCTTCGCGATCACCAATGGCGACGTGCTGCTGATGGACATCGACAGCGCGCTGTACCCGCGCAAGGCGATCGAGCGGTTGGGCATCGCCCCGTGCACCAGCATGTACCAGGTGGGCGAGAACGACCGCCGCATGGCATGGGACTGGCGCCCGGAGATCCACGATACCGATGGTCTGTCGCTGTGGACCGGTGCCGGTGAATGGATCTGGCGCCCGCTGCTGAACCCGCGCAACCTGCGTTTCAACATGTTCGTGGACCGCAACCCGCGCGGCTTCGGCCTGCTGCAGCGCGACCGCAACTTCGACCACTACCAGGACGACGGCGTGTTCTACGAGAAGCGCCCGTGCCTGTGGGTGGAGCCGAAGGGCGAATGGGGCGAGGGCTCGGTGCAGCTGGTGGAGATTCCCACCGTGGACGAGACCTTCGACAACATCGTGGCGTTCTGGAACCCGAAGGAAAAGCCGCAACCGGGCCAGGAGCTGCTGGTCGGCTACCGCCTGTACTGGGGCGCCGAGCCGCCGGCGCGCCCGCCGCTGGCGCACTGCGTGGCCAGCCGTACCGGCCTGGGCGGCGTGGTCGGCAAGAAGCGCGAGTACTTCAGCTGGCGCTTCGCGGTGGACTTCGAAGGCGGCGAACTGGCCAGGCTGATCGACAAGGGCGAGGTTGAAGCGGTGGTGGAAGCCAGCCGCGGCCGGGTCGAGATCGTGTCGGCGCGCCCGCTGCGCGAGATCAACGGCTACCGCGCGATGTTCGACCTGGTGCCGCCGGAAGGCAGTACCGAGCAGATCGACATCCGCCTGTTCCTGCGCAGTGGCGGCAAGACCCTCACCGAAACCTGGCTGTACCAGTACACCCCGCCGCCGGCCGGCGCACCGGAGCGGACGCTGTACTAA